A genomic stretch from Pontivivens ytuae includes:
- a CDS encoding alpha-ketoacid dehydrogenase subunit alpha/beta: protein MADPSILNALANGTPSNTLGTQERVDALRMMLRIRRFETRAKELFLKGVIKGTAHSSVGQEAIAVGACAVLEPRDFILTHHRGHGHTIAKGADLGRMFAELMGREAGYCAGLGGSMHIADFDNGILGANGIIGAGMGLGTGAALAEQLNGTGAIGISFFGDGAANEGIFHEAMNLAAIWRLPLIFFCENNQYGLSTPTDAVTAGPSIAARADAYGTPSERIDGNDLSAVHAAVSRAALRARAGKGPTLIEALTYRWDDHSMRANLPAYRSEAEEDAWRAKDPITRLKDDITRRSEIDEGAYETLVADAETEVEAAIEWAEAQAQPSMAGAMELVVPPRHALPAAPPPGERSLTYAQAITEAFALEMEHDDDVIVLGEDVGRIGGIFGLTRGLHDRFGAARVRDMPISEGAIATCGVGAAMRGKRVIVEAQLWDFVTLMMDAIVNQAAKARFMLGGKARVPVVFRGPQGAGIRLAAQHCQSLEMFFANIPGLEVYAPASAYDAKGLMAAAIRHDGPVVFLEHKLLYLGQAQPVPEDRYAIEPGRARIVREGSDCTVIATLAMVERAVQAAERLAGAGISVEVIDPRTIKPLDIDTIAASVRKTNRAVVVHEAPLFGGFGGEIASAITEAAFDWLDAPVARIGAPEMPVPYNDALERQYMPDARRIADAVKSVCYRS, encoded by the coding sequence ATGGCTGACCCATCCATCCTGAATGCCCTCGCGAACGGCACGCCGAGCAATACGCTTGGAACACAGGAGCGGGTGGACGCCCTGCGCATGATGCTGCGGATCCGCCGGTTCGAAACCCGGGCGAAGGAGCTGTTCCTGAAGGGCGTCATCAAGGGCACGGCCCATTCGAGCGTCGGGCAGGAGGCGATTGCGGTCGGGGCCTGCGCGGTGCTCGAACCGCGGGACTTCATCCTGACCCATCATCGCGGCCACGGGCATACGATCGCCAAGGGGGCCGACCTCGGCCGGATGTTTGCCGAGCTGATGGGCCGTGAGGCGGGCTACTGTGCCGGGCTCGGCGGCTCCATGCATATCGCCGATTTCGACAACGGCATTCTGGGGGCCAACGGCATCATCGGCGCGGGCATGGGGCTCGGCACCGGCGCGGCCCTGGCCGAACAGCTCAATGGCACGGGCGCCATCGGCATCAGCTTCTTCGGCGATGGCGCCGCGAACGAGGGCATCTTTCATGAGGCGATGAACCTCGCCGCGATCTGGAGGCTGCCCCTGATTTTCTTTTGCGAAAACAACCAGTACGGGCTGTCGACGCCGACCGATGCGGTCACCGCCGGCCCCTCGATTGCCGCACGGGCCGATGCCTACGGAACGCCGAGCGAGCGGATAGACGGCAACGACCTCAGCGCCGTCCATGCCGCCGTATCGCGCGCTGCGTTGCGGGCGCGGGCCGGCAAGGGTCCGACCCTGATCGAGGCGCTGACCTACCGCTGGGACGATCATTCGATGCGCGCCAACCTGCCCGCCTACCGCTCCGAAGCGGAGGAGGACGCATGGCGGGCGAAAGATCCGATCACGCGTCTGAAGGACGACATCACGAGGCGGTCGGAGATCGACGAGGGCGCCTACGAAACACTGGTCGCGGACGCCGAGACGGAGGTCGAAGCCGCGATCGAATGGGCCGAGGCTCAGGCACAACCGTCGATGGCGGGTGCGATGGAACTGGTCGTCCCGCCTCGTCACGCCCTGCCCGCCGCTCCGCCGCCGGGCGAGCGGTCGCTGACCTACGCTCAGGCCATTACCGAGGCCTTCGCGCTCGAAATGGAGCACGATGACGACGTGATCGTGCTGGGCGAGGATGTGGGCCGCATCGGCGGGATCTTCGGCCTGACCCGCGGACTTCACGACCGGTTCGGCGCGGCGCGCGTGCGCGACATGCCGATCTCCGAAGGGGCCATTGCGACCTGCGGCGTCGGAGCGGCGATGCGCGGGAAGCGCGTGATCGTCGAGGCGCAACTCTGGGATTTCGTCACTCTGATGATGGACGCCATCGTCAACCAGGCCGCGAAGGCGCGCTTCATGCTGGGCGGCAAGGCAAGGGTTCCAGTGGTGTTTCGCGGTCCGCAGGGGGCGGGGATCCGGCTGGCGGCCCAGCACTGCCAATCGCTCGAGATGTTCTTTGCCAACATCCCCGGGCTAGAGGTCTACGCGCCCGCCTCCGCCTACGACGCCAAGGGACTGATGGCGGCGGCGATCCGGCACGACGGCCCGGTGGTCTTTCTCGAACACAAGCTGCTCTATCTCGGCCAGGCGCAACCCGTGCCTGAGGACAGGTATGCGATCGAACCCGGACGTGCGCGGATCGTGCGGGAGGGCAGCGACTGCACCGTGATCGCGACGCTCGCCATGGTCGAGCGGGCCGTGCAGGCGGCCGAAAGGCTGGCGGGGGCCGGCATCAGCGTGGAGGTCATCGACCCCCGCACCATCAAGCCGCTCGATATCGACACCATCGCCGCCAGCGTTCGCAAGACCAATCGCGCCGTCGTGGTTCACGAAGCCCCCCTCTTCGGCGGCTTCGGCGGCGAGATCGCCTCGGCCATCACGGAGGCGGCTTTCGACTGGCTCGACGCGCCCGTGGCCCGCATCGGCGCGCCGGAAATGCCGGTGCCCTACAATGACGCGCTCGAACGCCAGTACATGCCCGACGCCCGTCGCATCGCGGACGCCGTGAAATCCGTCTGCTACAGGAGTTGA
- a CDS encoding TRAP transporter large permease, protein MDIGTLTFLIIAAMATLLIMGVPLAFVSGSIAVVLAVTQFGANSLFIVASRTVDFIDSFALIAVPMFVIMASFMEKSGVARDLYRAFHVWAGNLRGGIGVVTIFVAVILGATTGIIGGEIVLLGLIALPQMLRLGYDKRLAIGIITAGGSLGTMIPPSIILIFYGLTAEVNISHLFLATLLPGLMLASFYATYVLVRCGLNPAMGPALDPEEAGMPLGEKLRLFKGVALPVAVAGGVLVSIYAGLASITESAALGAFGAAVAAWVRGTLSYAMVRDVMVQALRTCGMVFWLVFGTNALIGVYNLMGGIDFASTMLAGVSDNPSVILAAMVGVFILLGFFIDWIGILFLTMPIFLPVLTELGYDPVWFGIVFNLSMQIAYLTPPFGPACFYLKGAAPEGVTLQDIFSAQWPFIGLQILALLIVILWPDLSLWLPRLVYG, encoded by the coding sequence ATGGATATCGGCACGCTCACGTTCCTGATCATCGCCGCGATGGCGACGCTCCTGATCATGGGCGTACCGCTCGCGTTCGTGTCGGGGTCCATCGCGGTCGTACTCGCGGTCACGCAGTTCGGAGCGAATTCCCTCTTCATCGTCGCGAGCCGCACCGTTGACTTCATAGACAGCTTCGCGCTCATCGCGGTGCCCATGTTCGTCATCATGGCCAGCTTCATGGAGAAGTCGGGCGTCGCGAGGGACCTTTACCGGGCCTTTCACGTCTGGGCCGGCAACCTGCGGGGCGGCATCGGCGTCGTCACGATCTTCGTGGCCGTCATCCTCGGCGCCACGACCGGCATCATCGGGGGTGAGATCGTGCTGCTGGGCCTGATCGCCCTGCCCCAGATGCTGCGCCTGGGCTACGACAAGAGGCTCGCCATCGGGATCATCACGGCGGGCGGATCGCTCGGCACGATGATCCCGCCCTCCATCATCCTGATCTTCTACGGCCTGACGGCGGAGGTGAACATTTCGCACCTCTTTCTCGCGACGCTGTTGCCCGGCCTGATGCTGGCGAGCTTCTACGCCACCTACGTGCTGGTCCGTTGCGGGCTGAACCCCGCGATGGGCCCGGCGCTCGACCCCGAGGAGGCGGGCATGCCGCTGGGCGAGAAGCTGCGTCTCTTCAAGGGCGTCGCCCTGCCGGTCGCGGTCGCGGGCGGGGTGCTGGTGTCGATCTATGCGGGCCTCGCCTCGATCACCGAGAGTGCGGCACTGGGCGCGTTCGGTGCCGCGGTCGCCGCGTGGGTCCGGGGCACGCTGAGCTATGCGATGGTCCGGGACGTGATGGTCCAGGCGCTGCGGACCTGCGGCATGGTGTTCTGGCTGGTCTTCGGAACCAACGCGCTGATCGGCGTCTACAACCTGATGGGCGGGATCGACTTCGCCTCGACCATGCTGGCGGGCGTATCCGACAACCCGTCGGTCATCCTCGCGGCCATGGTCGGCGTGTTCATCCTCCTGGGGTTCTTCATCGACTGGATCGGCATCCTGTTCCTGACCATGCCGATCTTCCTGCCGGTCCTGACGGAGCTTGGATACGATCCGGTCTGGTTCGGCATCGTCTTCAACCTCTCGATGCAGATCGCCTACCTCACGCCGCCGTTCGGCCCTGCCTGCTTCTACCTCAAGGGAGCGGCGCCCGAGGGGGTGACGCTGCAAGACATCTTCAGCGCGCAGTGGCCCTTCATCGGGTTACAGATCCTCGCACTGCTGATCGTGATCCTCTGGCCCGATCTGTCCCTCTGGCTTCCACGACTGGTCTACGGGTGA
- a CDS encoding TRAP transporter small permease subunit: MRFLDTFALWLGRITAWFFGAIILVMVFEVVARYGFGAPTAWAHEISVLLAGAAFIFGGAFCMAEGTHMRISFLVEKHPRLERLSHWLSLVAGAIYLSGLAYASWRMAERAIWRFALDGSWIPERTGSTFNSPLPSYLKAMLFLGALLFLLVLLRRVLPGKAS; encoded by the coding sequence ATGCGATTTCTCGACACATTCGCGCTGTGGCTCGGACGGATCACGGCATGGTTCTTCGGCGCGATCATCCTGGTGATGGTGTTCGAGGTCGTGGCCCGCTACGGCTTCGGCGCGCCGACGGCCTGGGCGCATGAGATCTCGGTCCTGCTGGCAGGCGCTGCCTTCATCTTCGGTGGCGCCTTCTGTATGGCCGAGGGCACCCACATGCGGATCAGCTTCCTCGTCGAGAAGCATCCCCGGCTCGAACGGCTGTCCCACTGGCTGAGCCTCGTTGCGGGGGCGATCTATCTGTCGGGCCTCGCCTATGCCTCCTGGCGCATGGCGGAGCGCGCGATCTGGCGCTTTGCCCTAGACGGGTCGTGGATACCCGAACGGACCGGATCCACCTTCAACTCGCCCCTGCCCTCCTACCTCAAGGCGATGCTCTTTCTGGGCGCGCTGCTCTTCCTTCTGGTCCTGCTGCGGCGCGTGCTGCCCGGGAAGGCGTCCTGA
- the dctP gene encoding TRAP transporter substrate-binding protein DctP, with amino-acid sequence MKTKALPLIGALAVLSAGTASAEEIRMQTFLGATAATTVAFEEMAANLAEATDGAVQITVLPGGAVVGATETIEAIQNGILEGQYTAPTYFAGSDPAMGILGDTIGAYPDSETRNRWFTEGGGLELARALYAQYDLMFICPVYWPSEQIPSTVPIETVADFEGLSMRAPGGLASDLLSRAGASLVTMGVGESVSAMETGVLDATDLANVALNVALGMHNQARYSVLARHSMAVTEMSVSMDTWNALSPESQAAFEAECNAMSERLSVELPEADAEAQAQATDELGVTFIEFGEDEAATFRALTDEVWTEWGSRSPNAQALVDSHRAFLVELGLN; translated from the coding sequence ATGAAAACGAAAGCTTTGCCCTTGATCGGCGCGCTGGCCGTGCTGTCCGCAGGTACCGCATCGGCCGAGGAAATCCGGATGCAGACATTCCTTGGCGCCACGGCGGCCACCACCGTCGCCTTCGAGGAGATGGCCGCCAACCTGGCCGAGGCCACCGACGGGGCGGTTCAGATAACCGTCCTGCCGGGCGGCGCGGTCGTCGGCGCGACGGAGACCATTGAGGCGATTCAAAATGGCATCCTCGAAGGGCAGTACACCGCCCCCACCTACTTCGCGGGCAGCGACCCGGCCATGGGCATCCTGGGCGATACGATCGGGGCCTATCCCGATAGCGAGACCCGAAACCGCTGGTTCACCGAAGGTGGCGGACTGGAGCTCGCCCGCGCGCTCTATGCGCAATACGACCTGATGTTCATCTGCCCGGTCTACTGGCCGTCCGAGCAGATCCCCTCCACGGTGCCGATCGAGACCGTTGCCGATTTCGAGGGGCTGTCGATGCGCGCGCCCGGCGGCCTCGCGTCGGACCTTCTCAGCCGTGCGGGCGCGTCGCTCGTCACCATGGGCGTCGGCGAAAGCGTGTCGGCGATGGAGACCGGTGTGCTCGACGCGACGGATCTGGCGAACGTGGCGCTCAACGTCGCGCTCGGGATGCACAATCAGGCCCGGTATTCGGTTCTGGCCCGGCATTCCATGGCCGTGACCGAGATGAGCGTCTCCATGGACACCTGGAACGCCCTCTCGCCCGAAAGCCAAGCCGCGTTCGAGGCCGAGTGCAACGCCATGTCCGAGCGGCTGTCCGTCGAACTGCCCGAAGCCGATGCCGAAGCACAGGCCCAGGCGACAGACGAGCTGGGCGTGACCTTCATCGAGTTCGGCGAAGACGAGGCCGCCACATTCCGCGCGCTCACCGACGAAGTCTGGACCGAGTGGGGCAGCCGGAGCCCGAACGCGCAGGCGCTTGTCGACAGCCACCGCGCGTTCCTCGTCGAGCTTGGCCTGAACTGA
- a CDS encoding 3-keto-5-aminohexanoate cleavage protein yields the protein MQKIIIEARVNELATRVGNPHVPFLPSEIIADAKACREAGASIVHFHGRTADGAPSHDPNFYLETNAGIRAQSDILIHPTLGYVANDTDARGRFAAIEEMMKSADTAPDFAPMDTGSVNVDWWNPDEGKYDTTELIYKNSTATLMYFAERIRHHNLTPYLVSWNVSFTRQIEQFLKMGVLEAPAYVCFCMTDEIIFAGHPGTEAGLDAHTAFIPSGFETVWTVVNYKGDLFRLTEKIIREGGHISIGLGDYAYMDGSRHLTNAEVVAKVAEQARSLGREPASVADTREILKMKTLRIAA from the coding sequence ATGCAGAAGATCATTATCGAAGCGCGTGTGAACGAGCTTGCGACCCGGGTCGGCAATCCTCACGTCCCGTTCCTGCCGTCCGAAATCATCGCGGATGCGAAGGCGTGCCGCGAGGCCGGCGCGTCGATCGTGCACTTCCATGGGAGGACGGCCGACGGCGCGCCGTCCCACGATCCGAACTTCTACCTGGAAACCAATGCGGGCATTCGCGCGCAGTCCGATATCCTGATCCACCCCACCCTCGGCTACGTCGCCAACGACACGGACGCCAGGGGGCGGTTTGCGGCGATAGAGGAGATGATGAAGTCGGCCGATACGGCGCCGGATTTCGCGCCGATGGATACCGGCAGTGTCAACGTCGATTGGTGGAATCCCGACGAGGGGAAGTACGACACCACCGAGCTCATCTACAAGAACTCCACCGCGACGCTGATGTATTTTGCCGAGCGCATCCGGCACCACAACCTGACGCCGTACCTGGTCAGCTGGAACGTCAGCTTCACCCGGCAGATCGAGCAGTTTCTGAAGATGGGCGTGCTGGAGGCCCCGGCATATGTCTGCTTCTGCATGACCGACGAGATCATCTTCGCCGGGCATCCGGGGACGGAAGCGGGGCTCGACGCGCATACCGCCTTCATTCCCTCGGGGTTCGAAACCGTCTGGACCGTCGTGAACTACAAGGGCGACCTGTTCCGCCTGACCGAGAAGATCATCCGCGAGGGCGGGCACATTTCAATCGGTCTGGGCGACTACGCCTACATGGACGGATCCCGTCACCTGACGAATGCCGAGGTCGTTGCAAAGGTCGCCGAACAGGCCCGCAGCCTCGGGCGAGAGCCGGCCAGCGTCGCCGACACCCGGGAAATTCTCAAGATGAAGACCCTTCGCATCGCGGCGTGA
- a CDS encoding LuxR C-terminal-related transcriptional regulator, protein MNDIENGPQDVADLLGGAFVGHTMQRLRTPDGKYRYNYVSAGVKAAFGLDPDVLMQLDSVDHRWVHPDDRAGFIAALEASAASLSRLDKEVRVAHSDGGYRWVRSIGSPRRLGDGSVIWDGVALDVTDRQEARQALERTLEQVRQNETSEGRFSYIAAQDVLDGLSQLRRAIGQLNPDDPACRAVQSVFNDFERTLSAARDLVDVKGEGGAAPAAQPARFDAILTRRQREILAQVSSGSTNREIAADMGISEGTVKLHMSAILKRLGVQNRTEAASRWRASVAG, encoded by the coding sequence ATGAACGACATCGAGAATGGCCCTCAGGACGTCGCGGATCTGCTTGGTGGAGCTTTCGTCGGCCACACCATGCAACGGCTCCGGACGCCGGACGGGAAGTACCGCTACAACTATGTCAGCGCAGGCGTGAAGGCGGCGTTCGGGCTGGATCCCGACGTCCTGATGCAGCTCGACAGCGTGGATCACCGCTGGGTCCATCCCGACGATCGCGCCGGGTTCATCGCGGCGCTTGAGGCGTCGGCGGCGTCGCTGAGCCGGCTCGACAAGGAGGTTCGGGTTGCACACAGCGATGGAGGGTACCGCTGGGTGCGCTCCATCGGCAGCCCCCGGCGCCTTGGCGACGGCTCCGTGATCTGGGACGGGGTCGCCCTGGACGTGACGGACCGGCAGGAGGCCCGCCAGGCGCTGGAACGGACGCTGGAGCAGGTGCGGCAGAACGAAACCTCGGAGGGCCGGTTCTCCTACATCGCCGCACAGGATGTTCTCGACGGGCTGTCGCAACTGCGCCGCGCCATTGGCCAGTTGAACCCGGACGATCCGGCCTGCCGCGCGGTGCAGTCGGTTTTCAACGATTTCGAGCGCACGTTGTCGGCCGCCCGTGATCTGGTGGACGTCAAGGGCGAGGGCGGAGCGGCTCCGGCGGCGCAGCCAGCGCGTTTCGACGCGATCCTCACCCGACGGCAGAGGGAAATCCTCGCGCAGGTGTCGAGCGGCTCGACCAACCGGGAGATCGCCGCAGATATGGGCATCTCCGAAGGCACGGTGAAGCTGCACATGTCCGCAATCCTGAAGCGGCTCGGCGTCCAGAACCGAACCGAGGCGGCGTCGCGCTGGAGAGCATCGGTGGCAGGATGA
- the dusA gene encoding tRNA dihydrouridine(20/20a) synthase DusA: protein MNLDQNAELSVAPMMDWTDRHCRLFHRQFSAHALLYTEMVTARALVHGDPERLIGKSSAEGLVALQLGGSEPDVLAEACRIAAPFDYPEINLNCGCPSDRVQSGAFGACLMRDPGLVAECVSAMIAASDAEITVKCRIGVDEQEPREVLPEFLARISAAGVSRITIHARKAWLQGLSPKENRDIPPLDHPLVLEMKGLFPALHISINGGIMTLDDVETYLEAGLDGVMVGRAAYHDPAAILADADRRIFGENTGPVAAEDAVRAMLPHIEAELGQGTRLNQITRHMLGAFAGRPGARQWRRTLSEGAHLPGAGPELLEAALAHVERRAA from the coding sequence ATGAATCTAGATCAGAACGCTGAGCTCTCCGTCGCCCCGATGATGGACTGGACGGACCGCCACTGCCGGCTTTTCCACCGGCAGTTCTCGGCCCATGCGCTGCTTTATACCGAGATGGTGACGGCCCGCGCGCTGGTGCATGGCGATCCCGAGCGGCTGATCGGCAAATCGTCTGCCGAGGGCCTCGTCGCGCTGCAGCTCGGCGGGTCCGAGCCCGATGTTCTGGCCGAGGCCTGCCGGATCGCTGCTCCCTTCGACTATCCGGAGATCAACCTCAATTGCGGCTGCCCGTCGGACCGGGTGCAATCGGGGGCCTTCGGCGCCTGCTTGATGCGCGATCCGGGCCTCGTCGCCGAGTGTGTCTCAGCGATGATCGCCGCCAGCGATGCCGAGATCACCGTCAAATGCCGCATCGGCGTTGACGAGCAGGAGCCGCGCGAGGTGCTGCCCGAATTCCTCGCCCGCATCTCCGCCGCCGGGGTCTCCCGCATCACGATCCACGCCCGCAAGGCCTGGCTGCAGGGCCTCAGCCCCAAGGAGAACCGGGACATCCCGCCGCTCGACCACCCGCTGGTGCTGGAGATGAAAGGGCTGTTCCCCGCGCTCCACATCTCGATCAATGGCGGGATCATGACGCTCGACGATGTCGAGACATATCTGGAGGCGGGCCTCGATGGTGTGATGGTCGGGCGCGCGGCCTACCACGATCCCGCCGCCATCCTCGCCGATGCCGACCGCCGGATCTTCGGCGAGAACACGGGACCCGTGGCGGCTGAGGACGCGGTGCGCGCGATGCTGCCCCATATCGAGGCGGAGCTTGGGCAGGGCACCCGCCTCAACCAGATCACCCGCCACATGCTTGGCGCCTTCGCCGGACGGCCCGGCGCGCGGCAATGGCGGCGCACGCTCAGCGAGGGTGCGCATCTGCCAGGCGCGGGGCCGGAGCTGTTGGAGGCCGCGCTCGCCCATGTCGAGCGACGCGCCGCCTGA
- a CDS encoding GNAT family N-acetyltransferase, with translation MIIREAVAADLPAILALLAEDRRGAVEDSDPADPQVLTAFTTITEDPRERLLVVEEDGRIVGTAQLSLLPGLSNGGRPRAQIEAVRIASDRRGAGLGAALIAFCIAEARRHGCWVVQLTSNATRTDARRFYERQGFSASHTGFKLVLD, from the coding sequence ATGATCATCCGGGAGGCGGTGGCGGCGGACCTGCCAGCCATCCTGGCGTTACTGGCGGAGGATCGCCGTGGCGCTGTGGAGGACAGCGACCCTGCCGACCCTCAGGTGCTGACCGCGTTCACCACCATCACCGAAGATCCGCGCGAGCGCCTGCTCGTCGTCGAGGAGGACGGCCGCATCGTCGGCACCGCCCAACTCAGCCTGCTGCCCGGCCTGTCCAATGGTGGCCGTCCGCGCGCCCAGATCGAGGCGGTGCGCATCGCCTCCGACCGCCGCGGCGCGGGCCTCGGCGCCGCGCTGATCGCCTTCTGCATCGCCGAGGCGCGGCGGCACGGCTGCTGGGTCGTGCAGCTCACCAGCAACGCCACCCGCACCGACGCGCGCCGCTTCTACGAGCGGCAGGGGTTTTCCGCGAGCCACACCGGCTTCAAGCTGGTCCTCGACTGA
- the purQ gene encoding phosphoribosylformylglycinamidine synthase subunit PurQ — MKAAVITFPGSNCDRDMAVALERATGRTPAEVWHKDTELPGGLDLVAVPGGFSFGDYLRCGAIAARAPIMNAVVDFALRGGHVLGVCNGFQILIEAGLLPGALMRNAGLKYVCRAQSLRIATHDSVWTRGLGESATYYIAHHDGNYVADEETLARLTAEDRVAFTYEGNPNGSMHDIAGVLSENRRVLGMMPHPERLNDAALGGTDGTRFFEGLAGALVTA, encoded by the coding sequence ATGAAAGCCGCCGTCATCACCTTCCCCGGCTCCAACTGCGACCGCGACATGGCCGTGGCGCTGGAACGCGCAACGGGCCGCACGCCGGCGGAGGTCTGGCACAAGGACACCGAGTTGCCGGGCGGGCTGGACCTGGTGGCGGTGCCCGGCGGCTTCTCCTTCGGCGACTACCTGCGCTGTGGCGCGATCGCGGCGCGCGCGCCGATCATGAATGCGGTCGTGGACTTCGCCCTGCGCGGCGGCCACGTGCTGGGCGTCTGCAACGGCTTCCAGATCCTGATCGAGGCGGGGCTGCTGCCGGGAGCGCTGATGCGGAACGCCGGGTTGAAATATGTCTGCCGTGCGCAGAGCTTGCGGATCGCCACGCATGACAGCGTCTGGACGCGGGGCCTGGGCGAGAGCGCCACCTACTACATCGCGCATCACGACGGGAACTACGTCGCGGATGAGGAGACACTGGCGCGGCTGACGGCCGAGGACCGGGTGGCGTTCACCTACGAGGGCAATCCCAACGGCTCGATGCACGACATCGCGGGCGTGCTGAGCGAGAACCGCCGCGTGCTCGGCATGATGCCTCATCCCGAACGGCTCAACGACGCAGCACTCGGCGGCACGGACGGCACGCGTTTCTTCGAGGGACTGGCAGGCGCGCTGGTCACCGCATGA
- a CDS encoding zinc-dependent alcohol dehydrogenase family protein, whose product MRAAVLTAWRRLELRDVPRPACPADGVVLDVLACGVCRSDWHGWVGADPDIALPHIPGHEFCGTVAEVGAEVRDWQVGDRVIAPFILACGRCDDCKAGHQTTCATQAVPGFTIPGAFAEAVAVPRADANLARLPDGMDPALAAALGCRVTTVWHALTDRAALAPGEWLAVHGIGGVGLAAVLLGRAMGARVLAVDVVPAKLAQAEALGAVPVAAEGAADVIRDITGGGAHVSVEALGIPATTEASIRCLRKRGRHVQIGMPAGDHIHMELPMDSVYSGQLALYGTRGMPAWKYPSLFALIAGGLDLSPLIARRVALSDAQEELAAFDAPAPPGIAVITDFTA is encoded by the coding sequence ATGCGCGCCGCCGTCCTGACCGCGTGGCGCCGGCTGGAGCTGCGGGACGTCCCGCGCCCGGCCTGCCCGGCGGACGGCGTGGTGCTCGACGTGCTGGCCTGCGGCGTGTGCCGCTCGGACTGGCACGGCTGGGTCGGCGCGGACCCCGACATCGCCCTGCCACACATTCCGGGTCACGAGTTCTGCGGGACCGTCGCGGAGGTCGGAGCGGAGGTGCGCGACTGGCAGGTTGGCGACCGGGTGATCGCGCCCTTCATCCTCGCTTGCGGGCGCTGCGACGACTGCAAGGCGGGGCACCAGACGACCTGTGCGACGCAGGCCGTACCCGGCTTTACCATCCCCGGCGCCTTTGCCGAGGCGGTGGCGGTGCCGCGCGCAGACGCCAACCTCGCCCGCCTGCCGGACGGGATGGACCCGGCGCTGGCCGCCGCGTTGGGCTGCCGGGTGACGACGGTCTGGCACGCGCTGACAGACCGGGCGGCGCTCGCGCCGGGCGAATGGCTGGCGGTGCATGGCATCGGCGGCGTCGGCCTCGCCGCGGTGCTGCTGGGCCGGGCCATGGGCGCGCGGGTGCTGGCGGTGGACGTGGTGCCGGCGAAACTGGCGCAGGCCGAGGCGCTGGGCGCGGTTCCGGTGGCCGCCGAGGGCGCCGCGGATGTGATCCGCGACATCACTGGTGGCGGCGCCCATGTCAGCGTCGAGGCGCTGGGGATCCCGGCCACCACCGAAGCCTCCATCCGCTGCCTGCGCAAACGCGGCCGCCACGTGCAGATCGGCATGCCCGCGGGCGACCATATCCACATGGAACTGCCGATGGACAGCGTCTATTCGGGCCAGCTCGCCCTCTACGGCACGCGCGGGATGCCCGCCTGGAAGTACCCGTCGCTCTTCGCCCTGATCGCGGGCGGCCTCGACCTCTCGCCCCTGATCGCCCGCCGCGTGGCGCTATCGGACGCGCAGGAAGAGCTCGCCGCCTTCGACGCCCCTGCCCCGCCGGGCATCGCCGTCATCACCGATTTCACAGCCTGA
- the purS gene encoding phosphoribosylformylglycinamidine synthase subunit PurS, protein MKVRVDVTLKPGVLDPQGEAVRHALGALGFDGVEGVRQGKVIELELATDDAALAEEQARQMADKLLANTVIENFSVTVL, encoded by the coding sequence ATGAAGGTTCGCGTCGACGTCACCCTGAAACCCGGTGTTCTCGATCCGCAGGGCGAGGCGGTGCGCCACGCGCTCGGCGCCCTCGGCTTCGACGGGGTGGAGGGCGTGCGCCAGGGCAAGGTCATCGAGCTGGAGCTCGCCACCGACGACGCCGCGCTGGCCGAGGAGCAGGCACGGCAGATGGCCGACAAGCTGCTCGCCAACACGGTGATCGAGAACTTCTCCGTCACGGTTCTCTGA